One genomic region from Gossypium hirsutum isolate 1008001.06 chromosome D13, Gossypium_hirsutum_v2.1, whole genome shotgun sequence encodes:
- the LOC107920095 gene encoding glucose-6-phosphate/phosphate translocator 1, chloroplastic, producing the protein MSFSLKQSALAACNDVSNSVLQRRSLSCRSSILPPLVFQNNSKRTNLSLSKPLHVSAVEIIGKDKEPVIKCRAYEADKSQPIEAAAEEVKSEAAKRVKIGIYFATWWALNVVFNIYNKKVLNAYPYPWLTSTLSLACGSLMMLISWATRIAEAPKTDFEFWKTLFPVAVAHTIGHVAATVSMSKVAVSFTHIIKSGEPAFSVLVSSLLLGESFPPAVYLSLVPIIGGCALAAVTELNFNMTGFMGAMISNLAFVFRNIFSKKGMKGNSVSGMNYYACLSMLSLVILTPFAIAVEGPQMWAAGWEKALSQIGPQFIWWVAAQSIFYHLYNQVSYMSLDQISPLTFSIGNTMKRISVIVSSIIIFHTPVQPVNAVGAAIAILGTFLYSQAKA; encoded by the exons ATGAGTTTTAGTCTAAAGCAATCTGCTTTAGCTGCATGCAATGATGTTTCAAATTCAGTTCTTCAGCGAAGATCACTTTCTTGCAGATCTTCAATTTTACCTCCTTTGGTTTTCCAAAACAATTCGAAAAGAACAAATCTTTCACTGTCAAAGCCTTTGCATGTTTCCGCTGTTGAGATTATTGGGAAGGATAAAGAACCCGTGATCAAGTGCAGGGCTTATGAAGCTGATAAGTCCCAGCCTATTGAGGCTGCAGCTGAGGAAGTGAAATCAGAAGCTGCAAAAAGGGTGAAAATTGGGATTTATTTTGCAACTTGGTGGGCTTTAAATGttgttttcaatatttataaCAAGAAGGTTTTGAATGCTTACCCTTACCCTTGGTTGACTTCAACTTTGTCCCTTGCCTGTGGTTCTTTGATGATGTTGATTTCATGGGCTACAAGGATTGCTGAGGCGCCTAAAAcagattttgagttttggaagaCTTTGTTTCCG GTTGCTGTGGCGCATACCATTGGACATGTAGCAGCAACTGTGAGTATGTCTAAGGTTGCAGTTTCATTCACTCACATAATCAAGAGTGGTGAGCCAGCTTTCAGTGTCCTGGTTTCTAGTCTCTTGCTTGGAGAGAGCTTCCCTCCTGCGGTTTACCTCTCCCTTGTTCCCATCATTGGTGGTTGCGCTCTTGCTGCCGTAACTGAGCTCAACTTTAATATGACCG GTTTTATGGGAGCTATGATATCGAACTTGGCATTTGTCTTCCGTAACATATTCTCCAAGAAGGGCATGAAAGGAAACTCCGTTAGTGGGATGAACTACTATGCTTGTCTATCTATGTTGTCTCTTGTAATACTCACACCTTTCGCGATTGCTGTAGAAGGACCGCAGATGTGGGCAGCAGGATGGGAAAAGGCCTTATCCCAAATTGGACCACAGTTCATCTG GTGGGTGGCGGCCCAAAGTATTTTCTATCATCTCTACAATCAAGTCTCGTACATGTCCCTCGATCAGATCTCTCCCTTGACATTTAGCATCGGCAACACCATGAAACGTATATCTGTTATAGTCTCATCCATCATCATCTTCCACACGCCTGTCCAACCTGTCAATGCTGTCGGAGCTGCCATTGCTATCCTTGGAACCTTCTTGTATTCTCAG GCAAAGGCATGA